The Alosa sapidissima isolate fAloSap1 chromosome 16, fAloSap1.pri, whole genome shotgun sequence genome has a segment encoding these proteins:
- the camkmt gene encoding calmodulin-lysine N-methyltransferase, with protein MEPQQTDNQVVNGVTPDKSTNVNVTATNERHSSNDATEHQPARGTDVARARWTILRQVLKQKQVDSEKVPQVSVRRFSSFNLFSRSRVTTPDPDDPSEGQWVDYRSASFPQYSAFLRDNLGPIRVTEVLNSFDNTGNV; from the exons ATGGAACCTCAACAGACTGACAATCAGGTTGTTAACGGTGTTACGCCAGACAAgtcaactaacgttaacgttaccgcTACAAACGAGAGACATTCAAGCAACGACGCCACCGAACACCAGCCGGCCAGGGGGACAGATGTGGCCCGAGCCCGATGGACCATTCTTCGGCAG GTGCTGAAACAGAAGCAGGTGGACAGCGAGAAGGTTCCGCAGGTGTCCGTGCGTAGGTTCTCCTCTTTCAACCTGTTCTCCAGGAGCAGGGTCACAACCCCTGACCCTGACGACCCCTCCGAGGGACAGTGGGTGGACTACCGAAGTGCCTCCTTTCCTCAGTATAGTGCCTTCCTCAG AGACAACCTCGGGCCCATCAGAGTGACTGAGGTGCTCAATAGCTTTGACAACACCGGAAATGTCT